CCATCTGTGCCATACATACTTACCAGTCAGAATTGTTTGCGGAGCAGCCCCTCCCATCATCCGAATGAATTCTGTGAAGACCACTCAAAGCTTTCAACTTGCTCGTCCTACATCAGCACCAAAGAAAAAAAATAGCAGGCTACAGCAAAATAGCGCCGACCTTAAAATACGCTATTATCATGCTATATCGCGCTATAGCGTGCTAGAGACGTTGTACACTGATATATGAACACACTCGTCCCGTCAGGACTTAGTACTGTCAGAGTGACCATCAACTTCAGACAAACAGCATGAGTAAAACGCTGTCAGGTAAGTACCTCTTGCTCCAACCTGAAGCTTCGGGATTCACCGACTGCGCTGGCCATCGTCCCCATGCCGGCACGGCGCCATCGTCGGGAGAACCGAAACCTTCTCCGCTTCGCTCAGAAACCTTCTACGTCAGGTCAGCGCCAACAGATCTGGATGCTCTAAGCTGGCTGGAACCGGACCAGCGGGATACAAACACAGCGGCACCGGCCGGAGGCCCCATTCGCGGCAAGCTTCACTGGCTCGCCGGCGGCGATTTCTCTCCAGTCGGCCTCTGCCTTTCGCCGCTGTTCTGCacttttttttttttgagaactTGCGGCTGTTCTGTACTCAAGGCAACGAACGCTCCGCCTTGCGCGCTGGCTAAGGCTGTGGGCCAGCCGACGAACACGACGGCCCAGAGTCTGGAAAACGCAGCGCCCGGCACGTTTAGTACCACATCGCTCGGCTAGAAATATTCTACGCGGCTTAAATAGCCAAGTGCTGAGCCTTTCATCGCCGATCACGTAAAGTTGATTAATCAGCTCTGCAGAGGCAAAAGCGTTCGCTACGCACTTCTGGCCGGTCTTTTCTTATTTTTCCCtccaatttattttattttgcctTTTTACAATGCAAAAGAAAACACACATGCTTAAATTACAAAAGTGAGTATGGTGCTATGATggtcttttttattttttaatttttccctccaatttattttattttgcctTTTTTCAATGCAAAAGAAAACACACATGCTTAAATTACAAAAGTGATTACTCTTCACCCCCCGCCCCCCCAATATTTATATTTTGATTTCTTTAATTGCTCCTTACTATTTTATTTCCATAATATTTTCCCCTTCTTCACTACTCCGAGGCTCATATTCAAATGGTTTGCGGGTTGTGCAATAGGTGCCCAGATAAAGtctaaaataaaaaaatatgaataAAATAGGTGCACATGTAAAGTCTAGAATAAAAACTGAAAATAAACTAAGGTTTTGAGCTGGTCGCCGGCCAAGTTACTCGTGAAGAGCGACGAGGGGGCCTCCGGTTTCTTTGGACCAGGTGTTTAGCATTTCTAGCCATCCATTTTCCGGCCTGGGTGTTTTTGGCCATTGGATCTCGTCTCTATAGCTATCCTAAGATCTTGCCTTTTTACTAtctttttaaattttcctaataTTTCCCTTTTTAGTGCTCTAAGGTTCACAATTTAATATTTTGTAACAATTTTTTCCTTCTTTTTCCTACTATTTTACCTTTTCTTTTATTGCTCTTGCTCTTTATTATTTTTATTTCCCTAATATTTTATCCTTTTTCACTACTCTAAGGCTCATATACAAATGTTTTGCAAGTTGTGTAATGGGTACAAATGTAAACTCTACAATAAAAATATAAATATAAATAAAATATTTTTCTTTTCCTAATTTATCCTTTTATTTTATTActctttttatttttatcttcctattttttctttattttttacTACTCTAAGCCTCATATTCTATTTTTTTTTCCAGGTTGTGCAACAGGTGCGCATGTAAAGTCTAAAAtaaaaactaaaaataaactaAGGTTTTATGCTGGTCGCCAGCCAAGTCGCTCATGAAGAGCGAATAGGGGGCCTCCAGTTTTTTCGGATCAGGCGTTCAATTTTATAAGTTCACACAATAATATTCCTGGATGTTACCTTCTTTTAGTCTCCCTCACGCCTAGCTACTTATGGTATAAGTAGTACTATTATCACCATAGAAAGCAATGCAAAAGAATACACGCATGCTTAAATTAGAAAAGTGATTAGCTAATGCCCCTTTACGTATCCATTTAGGACAGTAAAACTGTACCCAATCCCTGTCCCGTCTTGCGTTTAGCGTTTCTGCCCGTCCATTTTCCGACCGGGGTGTTTTTTGTCGTTGGATGTCGTCTGTGTAGCTATCTGTATGGCCTAGTTGTCCTATAGGTTACTACTCCAGAGGCCGAAACCAAGCATTGTGGTAATTGGGTCTGTTCGGCCAGCCCAACACCATTCCTTCTCACAAGCGTACGATAGCCTCCAGCTGTCCTATGTTCAAACATTTTTCTAtgcacatttaacattttttcaaatgttgtatcaacattttttcaaaatgcAACATTAATATTTTTCTGAATGATGGTCCatattttttctatacacatttaacattttctaAATGCTTGATTACATTTTTGAATTATTGTTAATCATTCTTGCAAATACTTGATTAATATTTTTGTATACACGTTTAACATTTTCCCTATGGTTGTATAATATTTTGAAAATACTTATTCACCATTTTTTTCAAATTCTTGATTAAtaatttttatatacatgatcaaatGATTTCGTCATCTATTAAGTGTAAACAACAGTAAAAACATGAAAAGAAAAGGAGGCAGTGTACTACTCTGAACTGGGCCGGCCAATATGCTCGCGCGCGCTTCAGCGAGTCGGAAGCTCGATTCGCTGAACACGAGACATAGGATCACCCGAAATCAATTGCCATTCGGATGACCCACAACCCAGACATTCTTCCCCAGGCACTGAATTTCCCAAACGGCCCGGCGAACATTTCGAGCCACGGGCAGTGCTATATCTCGCTTTTCCTCGCTTAGAGCGAGACCTAGCGTGGACTCACGTTAGGCGCATCCACGAATGGGCCTGCCCAGCGCACGGGAAGccacattttttttcttttttgctttcaTTTTTTTAACCTTCCAAATAATCCTAATATATTACAAAAAACAATGTTACatatgtatttgaaaaatattgttaaccaagcatttgaaaaatgttacaTGTGCATAGAGAACATGTTACAATgtatatgaaaaaatattgatCATGTATTTCAAATGTTAAACCTATAGAAACAATGTTCTTGGTTTATATGAAGATTGTAGGACATACATTACATAAATGTAGTAATCAAAAACATATATTTAATAAAATTTAGTTCTGTATTTTAAAATGTTATAAATATATATACAAAAATATTCCTGATGTATACCAGAGATGTACATTGTGTGTGAATTCTTTATTGCCAATGAAAAAAATGTTTACTGTGTATCaaaaaatgttaatcttgtatttCAAAAATTTTAATTGTGTAAAAAATGTATAAGATATATCCAATGTGTATTCGAAAAAGTAGACATAAAAAATGTAAGTTTAAAAAAATATCATATAGTTAGAAAATGTTAAACGTGTATATTAAATATAATCTGGATATGTACGACAAATGTTGAGTGTGTACAGAAAAACTTTGACATGTGGTGAAGAAAAAAATCTAGTGAAAATCGATAAACAAACAAAGAAAAGTGAAGAAACCCAATAAATAGAGAGAATTCCTTCTATGACACTACTCTTAAATTTGATGCCTTATGTGACACTCCTAACTTTTTGCTTCCTCATATGACCTCTGGTATAAAATTTATGCCTCACATGACACTGCCGTTGGTTCTGTTAAATCGTTCCGTCACTTTTTACCCATCTGGACCAAACTGCCCCTGTTTGACTCGATCGAGCACCCCCAGCCTTCCTCACGTCACGAGTCGAACAAACCCCGAGCCCGCACCTCACGCGTCGGGGCGGAACCCTAGCAGCGGCGGCGCAGCTGTGTCACCGTAAGGCGCGGCAGCCGAGGGCACCATGGAGCAAGCGGCGGTTGAAGGAGAACCAACGCGCCGATTTGGGCTGGTTGGCTTGGGCAGATTGGCAAGAAGGGTGAGTTCTTCGAGCTTGTACTCTCCAGATGCAGCTTAGTATGCTGAAATTTAGTAGCAATGTTTATGTATTTCTCTGTGATTTGCAGGATGGATCCAGAAAAGGTAGTGCAAATGTTGATTGCATACTGTGATCCCTCCAAAGAAGCATATGAGCCTATCGCCGAGGATTGGACAGATGTTCAAGCGGACAACAACACAAAAGAGGCCGATGATAATTATCTTTGCAACCCAATCCCGGAGAATGAGCATGTTGGTATTGATGAGGAGAAAATGTATTTGGAGAAAGAACCTATACCTCTAAAATTGGTTCTTTTTTCTGGTAAAGAGAAAGACAAAACCAATGTTCCTGAGGATGAGAGCGAGGATGGGAGCGAGGAGGAGCCTGAAGTAGAGGAGGAGGAGTTGCATGAGCCAGATCATGCCCCAAATACAGAGTATGACCAGCAAGACCCTCCGATGACTGTAGGATCCACATATCCCAATATGGATGTGTTTAAGTTGGCTCTTTTTCAGCATGCAGTCAAACGTGACTTTGAGTATAACACAGAGAAGAGCACACAACATAGGTTAAGGGCCTATTGTAAAAGAAGAGATGAAGATGATTGCCCATGGAGGATACATGCTTCTACAACAGCTGATAGGCGTACTGTAATGGTAATTGTCTAACCATACTTATTTCTGAATATATCTTACATAAATGTTGAGGAGATTTTAGCTTACTTGTATTCCTCTTTTGCAGGTGAAAAAACCCTTTTAACCACGATTGTTCTAGTACGAAAAGGAAAAAGAAAGTGAAGAACGCAACTAAGTTCTGGATATGTGAGAAGGTGAAAGATTGGCGCATTGAAGATGCAACTCTAGGAGCAATGGAATTGCGAAAAAAGCTGAAAGAACACTACAAGATCAAAATCCACTACAAGAGTCTATATGGGTAAGCTGCTAGCCTTGAAGCAACTATACGGTGATTGGGATAGTAGTTTTAACAACTTGTATAGGTTTAAAGCACAAGTTGAAAGTTGCTGCCCTAATAGCATAGTGCAGATCGACCATCATACCATAAATGGTAAAATAAGGTTTAGAAGAATTTTTGTTGCTCTCAAACCTTGCATAGATGGATTTCTTAGTGGTTGCAGGCCATATTTGGCTGTGGACAGCACCTTTATGACAGGCAGATTCAAGGGGCAATTGGCTAGTGCTACTGCAGTGGATGGCCATAATTGGATGTATCCAATTTGTTTTGGAATTTTTGACTCTGAAACAAATGAAAATTGGATCTGGTTCATGCAATTGCTAAGAAAAGCCATAGGATCACCAACAGGTTTAGCCATATGCACCGATGCTGGCCAAGCAGTGATGACAGGGGTAAAAGAAGTGTTCCCAGAGGCAGAACATAGAGAATGTATGTTCTACTTGGTGAGCAACTTCAAGAAGAAGTTTACTGGAAAAGTATTTGATGACCACCTATGGGCAGCTGCTTACTCATGGAACCCATATATATTTGACAAGAATTGGGCTGCAATGGAGGCAGTAAAGCCACCCGCAATAGCATATATTAGGAAGTGGCACAATAGGTTGTGGTCTAAGAGTCAGTTCTCGACCATATGTAAGGTGGACTATGTAACCAACAACTTGGCGGAGTGCTTTAACAATTGGATCAAGCACCACAAGTCATTGAACTTGGACGATTTCTTGGACAAGGCGAGGCAGTTGATTATGATCTTGTGGAATGATAGGAGAAAAGTAGCAAAGAAGTTAGATGGATTGATTCTACCCCACATAATGAAGAAGTTAAACGCATTGACTAGAGAATTCAACTTGGAGGTGGTAGAATGCTCAGAAGAAGTGGCTGAAGTGGTTGCATTAGGAGGCAGCGGTTTTAGGTTTGTGGTTAACTTGGAAGATCGAACATGTTCATGTCGACAATTGCAAGTTTGTGGTCTTCCTTGCAAACATGCTCTTGCATTCATCACGTCACTTAGCGATGCTCACATAAAGAATTACGTTGATTTGTATTATTCCACTGAAAAATTCAGAGCAGCCTATTCCAACCTGATCCCTGCTATGCCTGACAAGAGCCAATGGCCTGAATCTGACCATGGATTTTTCATGCATCCACCACTACTTAAAGCTACAGCTGGAAGGCCTAAAACTGAGAGATATAAAGGTTGTAGTGacaagaaaagaaaaaagggCAAGCACTTATGTCCAATTTGTAAGGAATATGGGCATCATTGGCACAACTGTAAGAAGGGTAACCCTGATGACATTGCTGCAATGTTGGCTATTAGGTAATATAGATTACTCTTTATTGCTTCTCTTATTTTTTTTTGCAACTACTTTTCCTATTGCTCATGTAGAGAACCACCAAAGAAGAGGGCAAAGACTAGCAAAACAGCCCAGTCCATTGTGCCTTGCGAGGATGGAGCACCAACAAGGATGCTTTTTCCACCACCAAGGTTAGCACTTATACACTTCTGCCAATGAGTATGAAAACTCAGTTTATGTTCTAAGTTGTTTCTTTCTCATCATAGCCAAAGCTTGGAAACTACAACTAAGAAAAAGAGAAAACATGACAACACTGAATCTGGAGGTTCAAAGAGGTACTTTTCTGTATTACTTGTTGCTGTTGCCATAAGCTTGCTGTATTATGCTGCTGCCATAAACTTGCTGCTCTAAACTTACTGCTGCCATAAACTTGCTGCTGCCATTACTGCGATAAACTTGCTACTGCCATAAACTTTATGTTGTCATTACTACCCTAAACTTATTGTTGCCATACACGCATGTGTAGATCAAAAACTGGCTCCATTGAAAAGGCCAAGACGAAAAAGAAGGTTGCTGAGAAGATTCCGGTGCCACTTGACAACCCAGCAATGGGCACAAGGAGCAGAAAGTTTAATCCTCCTAGCCCTTCTATGAGCACAAGAAGCCAAAGAAGGCTCAGCTTGTAATTTCATATGCTTCTATGCTCTTCCATTGATGTAATGGTTCTTTTGGAGTACCTGTGATATGATGGTTCTTCTGGAAGTCCTTTAGCCTGGCATATGTGAACTATTGATGACTTATGTGTGAATCTGGTTGCTTATGGCACTTGTTGAGAATTGTTCAATCAATTATGCATATGTAAACTGTGTGCAGGGGATATGACATCAAAATGCAGGGGAGGTTTTGCCGATTTTTGAATTGTTTTGAACTAGCGTTTCAGTTATTATGAATCTACATGCACGGTTCCATATTACATAGTACAACAATATTTCTTGTATTTTTGTCACACATTGCACCAGGGTCAAAAGTGACTTTGTATGTGAAAAGTTGACACCGTTAGCTCTAAAAATACACTAGAGTGTCATGTGAGGCATAAATTTTACACAAGTGGCCATAGAAGGAAGCAAAAAGTTGGGAGTGTCACATAAGGCATCATATTTTAGGAGTAGTGTCATAGAAggaattctctccaataaatactagaagaaaaacaaagaaagaaCATGAAACATGAAGAAAACCAACACAAAAGGAATAAAACTGTGAGAACCGGAAAAGAAACATAAAAAACCAATGAAAAAAGGGGTAAACAAATAAAACAGAAGAAAAACGGTAGAGAAGCATCAAAAAGGAAGAAAACCAAGGGaaaaaagaaaatagaaaaagaaaaacaatgGAAATCAAAGAAAGCCGGTAGAGAAACATAAAAACAAAGAAAACCGATGAAAACCAAAGAAAgaggaaaaacaaaaaaaattgatAGAGAAATGTAAAACTAATGAAACCCAAAGATAAACGCAATAGATAGAAAAAGCAATGAAACAGAGGAAAACCAAgaaaacacacacacaaaaaccAATGAAAATCCTAAGAACacaaaaagaaagaaacaaaaaactaattaaaacagaGCCAATGTAATTAATGGGCCGAAAATAAGGGGAAAAACTAAACTATACAACGGGCGAAAAAAGCAGAAAGAACAAAACACAGGCAAAAAGCAACCGGAAAAAACCCAACTAAATGGGCCGGCCTGTGCCAAGCGAAAAAGTTTCACGTGAGCCTGACGTACATCTCGCTATAAGCGAGATATAGTCCTGGAGTCGAGCCACGACCCAGCTTATCGTACGAGACACCGCCTAAGCTTCTTAGCTAAAGTATTTGTAGTTGCTACTATGATAAAAATAGCTACAATATACAAAGGTTTTTATAGCCACGCCCCAGGCCATGGCTCCTGTTGGCTGGGGCCTGACTACGCCTCTACACGCAACCATGTAATTTGTGAACGCAATTTATCTAATATTGGAGCAACGCGAGGCTCCATTGTTGTAAACAGCCTCATCAGTTTAGTTGTATAGTTGCACTCATACTTCTCGATGGAGCAGAACAGGAATCCAAGCCCTCCTCGTGCATCAGTGATGGGCAATGAGTCGAACAAGGCTGGCTTCTGATGTAAAATATAATCTCCAGTTCAAAAATTCTACAGGTAGTTCATTCCCATGCACATATAAACTAAACAACCCTATACAATTTGAAGGACCTTGGCATTATTATTTCATTAATATATAAATAATAGGAACCATGCAGTTGCATGAATAATaactttaattatcatgctttaGATAGCTTTTTTTCCGTCACAAGGCGACTAGGGAAAGCCTTCTTCCCTTCGATATTTGCCGGCAAGCCAGTGGATTCGCCTCCCCTCCGCCTCCGCTCCGGCAGCCAGTGGTGGGGTGGGTATTCCTGGTGCCCCGGCTTAGATAGGTAGGGGTTTAGTTCTCGCAAGGGCGGCGCTCGGACGGATGGCGACACTTCTTCTGCGAGTCAGTCTTCTAGACTCCGGGCCTCCTCACACAATTTGAAGGACCTTGGCATTATTATTTCATTAATATATAAATAATAGGAACCATGCAGTTGCATGAATAATaactttaattatcatgctttaGATAGCTTTTTTTCCGTCACAAGGCGACTAGGGAAAGCCTTCTTCCCTTCGATATTTGCCGGCAAGCCAGTGGATTCGCCTCCCCTCCGCCTCCGCTCCGGCAGCCAGTGGTGGGGTGGGTATTCCTGGTGCCCCGGCTTAGATAGGTAGGGTTTTAGTTCTCGCAAGGGCGGCGCTCGGACGGATGGCGACACTTCTTCTTCGAGTCAGTCTTCTAGACTCCGATCCTCCTCAAGTTCATTGGTCGGGATGACGGAGCTCCGGCATAGATTCCTGCCAGCTCCTCGGAGCAGCGAGGTCAGGATTTCTCATCGCACATATGCAACAGCGAGATTTGGTATCAAGTTCTTCAGATCGACTCAAGGATTCAAATGGCGACGACTGCAGCTCTCGAACGCTAGTCCTTAGGTGCACGTGGACGGAGACTTCTCGGCTGTCATCGACAAGGTCAGGCCAGCTCCGGTATGGGAGCGATGACAGGGGCGCGTCGGTGGCTCGTTCTGGCGGTAGCAATGGTCGTTTGGTTGTCCATGGACCTTGATGTAATTTTTGTTATGTTTGGGGTGTTTTGTGCTTCTGGCAAATCTTTATAATAGATCTGATATTTTCGTAAAAAAAGCAACTTCAGTTGTAGCAGTTACTAACCAACCTTATTATGTTCCTGTATTAGACTTGCCATATGAGACCATGATACGACCTACAACTCAGAATCAGCCTAGGCGCAACGACCAGTCATAACTAAGAGATAGAGAGAgttggaaaaaataaataaattcacAAACAACATTCAGAAAGTAAGGCGGAACTCATAACCCACCTTACCAACATTGTCTTCTCTATCTTTAGGTGGACAGTGGATCTATTTGAATCTAGACCCCAACCACCATGGACATGTCGCTGACCTAGAAGACAATGACTTGAGATCTGAACATGCATCTAAACCTATGAATGAGGCCACAATATTCCACCAACTAAGATGAAATCAAAAGATAAAATGAGCAAAACTAGAGGATTAACATACATCTCCAGTGACGATAATAATTCTCTAAAGCAAAAGAAAAGGAGAGCAAGGTATCAACAGACTTAGCCTGATGCCACATAAATTCACTTGTTCAATCCCCAGACCAATTTTGGAACTATTTTATTGTTGCATAAATATGAACCAAAGGAGTCAAACAAACAAATGAACTCTAAGCAATTAAGAATCTACGACTGAGACATAATCATGGTGCTGATAGCAGAATGACCATTCTTTTTAAAGAATTTTAGTACCAAAGATGTTAAACGGAAACTTCTAACTTCTGTGAGAACAGTACTGGTTTTCTCATAATGATCAAGTACATACTTGCCTTCTCATCGAGAAAatgaaaagaaacaaaaaaagtGAAATTTTCTGGTCATTGAAATCATTTAAATTTTAAAACAAAATATAGTCTTCATAAAACTACCTTATCATACAATTTATATATATTTGAAGGTGTGTCCAGAAGACAATTATTAAGCCTAACTGATGGATAACATTTTAACCAGAGTGGTTTTTCAGTCAGCAACTAATAAAAAAATACCCTATGCTCCAAATGTCCATGAAAGGTGAATACTGCATTTTGGGGGAAATGATGAAGATGATTTTACTCTTCTTGGAAGCAAGATACATTTGGATGTAGTCGAATTAATTTATTGTCCACATTATACTATTACTGACATGCCTACAACGTTCACTAAAATGCTAACTAAGTGGCAAGTATTCTGTACCTTTTAGTCCCCACCCACTTG
This DNA window, taken from Triticum urartu cultivar G1812 unplaced genomic scaffold, Tu2.1 TuUngrouped_contig_9944, whole genome shotgun sequence, encodes the following:
- the LOC125532444 gene encoding uncharacterized protein LOC125532444 produces the protein MPDKSQWPESDHGFFMHPPLLKATAGRPKTERYKGCSDKKRKKGKHLCPICKEYGHHWHNCKKGNPDDIAAMLAIREPPKKRAKTSKTAQSIVPCEDGAPTRMLFPPPRLALIHFCQ